A genomic region of Raphanus sativus cultivar WK10039 chromosome 6, ASM80110v3, whole genome shotgun sequence contains the following coding sequences:
- the LOC108807263 gene encoding protein FAR-RED ELONGATED HYPOCOTYL 1 isoform X1 has protein sequence MPEEEVVNKKPSEINSFHDVISSKHVLNMEAVQMSKKRKFQTDQSELSLLPLSKHACFDNVASSDSINGRSELDSKYSSSCVNSTDMECEHEIEMKEESSGSCSEDKMISFESHLDFIYGTQNLEEFSDKDIENILYLDDEEEEAKGCSSAANFVLSSERWTVDQDSTQHGIKKPTIDQEFEQYFSTLML, from the exons ATGCCTGAAGAGGAAGTGGTTAACAAGAAGCCATCTGAGATTAACAG TTTCCATGACGTGATCAGTAGTAAACATGTGTTGAATATGGAAGCGGTTCAGATGAGCAAGAAGAGGAAGTTTCAGACAGATCAATCAGAGTTATCACTATTACCTCTGTCGAAACATGCTTGTTTTGACAATGTTGCTTCTTCCGACAGTATCAATGGCAGATCAGAGCTTGATTCAAAATATTCATCGTCTTGTGTGAACTCGACTGATATGGAATGTGAACATGAGATTGAGATGAAAGAGGAATCATCTGGATCGTGTAGTGAAGACAAGATGATCTCTTTCGAAAGCCATCTTGATTTCATCTATGGCACCCAAAACCTAGAGGAATTTTCAGACAAAGATATTGAAAACATTCTCTAtcttgatgatgaagaagaagaagctaaaggATGTAGTAGTGCTGCTAATTTTGTTCTGTCCTCTGAGAGATGGACCGTTGACCAAG ATTCTACTCAGCATGGCATAAAGAAGCCTACGATCGATCAAGAATTCGAGCAATACTTCTCAACGCTAATGCTGTGA
- the LOC108807263 gene encoding protein FAR-RED ELONGATED HYPOCOTYL 1 isoform X2, which produces MEAVQMSKKRKFQTDQSELSLLPLSKHACFDNVASSDSINGRSELDSKYSSSCVNSTDMECEHEIEMKEESSGSCSEDKMISFESHLDFIYGTQNLEEFSDKDIENILYLDDEEEEAKGCSSAANFVLSSERWTVDQDSTQHGIKKPTIDQEFEQYFSTLML; this is translated from the exons ATGGAAGCGGTTCAGATGAGCAAGAAGAGGAAGTTTCAGACAGATCAATCAGAGTTATCACTATTACCTCTGTCGAAACATGCTTGTTTTGACAATGTTGCTTCTTCCGACAGTATCAATGGCAGATCAGAGCTTGATTCAAAATATTCATCGTCTTGTGTGAACTCGACTGATATGGAATGTGAACATGAGATTGAGATGAAAGAGGAATCATCTGGATCGTGTAGTGAAGACAAGATGATCTCTTTCGAAAGCCATCTTGATTTCATCTATGGCACCCAAAACCTAGAGGAATTTTCAGACAAAGATATTGAAAACATTCTCTAtcttgatgatgaagaagaagaagctaaaggATGTAGTAGTGCTGCTAATTTTGTTCTGTCCTCTGAGAGATGGACCGTTGACCAAG ATTCTACTCAGCATGGCATAAAGAAGCCTACGATCGATCAAGAATTCGAGCAATACTTCTCAACGCTAATGCTGTGA
- the LOC108807193 gene encoding uncharacterized protein C24B11.05, which produces MEIEYTKYDTLLFDLDDTLYPLSSGIARECGQNIKDYMVEKLGIDKSKILELSNSLYKNYGTTMAGLRAIGYDFDYHEYHSYVHGRLPYDNIKPDPVLRTLLLSLPLRKIIFTNADKLHAARALERLGLEDCFEGIVCFESLNSTNRDNIHNNDEIFDIITYLSSGHENSPSGLPKTPIVCKPSETAIVKAIEIANIDPQRTLFFEDSVRNIQAGKRVGLSTVLVGTSQRVKCADYAVENIHNLKEALPELWELEAKPEKVRYSGKLAVETTVIA; this is translated from the exons ATGGAGATTGAGTACACCAAATATGATACCCTTTTATTTG ATCTTGATGATACCCTCTATCCATTGAGCTCTGGGATTGCTAGAGAATGTGGACAGAACATCAAAG ATTACATGGTGGAGAAGCTTGGAATAGACAAGAGTAAGATCTTGGAATTGTCTAATTCACTTTACAAGAATTACGGAACTACCATGGCCGGTCTCCGA GCCATAGGTTATGACTTTGACTACCACGAGTATCACAg TTACGTGCATGGGAGGCTACCTTATGATAACATCAAGCCGGATCCCGTTTTGAGAACTCTTTTACTTAGCCTGCCTCTTCGCAAGATC ATCTTCACGAACGCTGATAAGTTACACGCAGCTAGAGCCCTGGAGAGGCTAGGGCTAGAGGACTGTTTCGAAGGAATAGTTTGCTTTGAGTCATTGAACTCTACAAACCGCGACAACATTCATAACAACGATGAGATCTTCGACATCATCACATACTTATCGTCTGGTCATGAAAATTCACCCTCTGGTTTGCCTAAAACACCAATTGTCTGCAAACCGTCTGAAACCGCGATAGTAAAGGCTATTGAAATCGCCAACATTGATCCTCAAAGAACT TTGTTCTTCGAAGACAGTGTTAGAAACATTCAAGCTGGTAAACGAGTCGGTCTGAGTACCGTTCTG GTGGGGACTTCGCAGAGAGTGAAGTGTGCAGATTATGCGGTAGAGAATATCCATAACCTGAAAGAGGCTTTGCCTGAGCTCTGGGAATTGGAGGCTAAGCCTGAAAAAGTTAGGTACTCCGGCAAGCTTGCCGTTGAGACTACGGTTATAGCGTAA